A stretch of the Neodiprion lecontei isolate iyNeoLeco1 chromosome 4, iyNeoLeco1.1, whole genome shotgun sequence genome encodes the following:
- the LOC107226021 gene encoding 39S ribosomal protein L55, mitochondrial: protein MSGKMPGVLRVTWHPLQTILRGLNCRTASVTKMHRKTYERMYPTIVVLPDGSSINIKYHEPRHIIKLPLNLATLTEAERKLRLLARKPKTVIKMEEDIDDDGFDAKRYLKFVKK, encoded by the coding sequence ATGAGCGGTAAAATGCCGGGAGTCCTCCGAGTCACGTGGCATCCTCTGCAGACGATTTTACGGGGGCTCAACTGCCGTACAGCATCAGTAACAAAAATGCACAGGAAGACGTACGAGAGAATGTATCCAACCATAGTCGTTCTGCCCGATGGAAGTAGTATAAACATAAAATATCATGAGCCTAGACATATAATAAAACTGCCTCTAAATTTAGCTACTTTAACAGAAGCCGAACGAAAGTTAAGGCTCTTGGCGCGTAAACCAAAAACTGTAATCAAAATGGAAGAAGATATCGATGATGACGGTTTTGACGCAAAAAGGTATCtcaaattcgttaaaaaataa
- the LOC107226020 gene encoding ADP-ribosylation factor-like protein 8B-A, whose translation MLALINRILDWFKSLFWKEEMELTLVGLQYSGKTTFVNVIASGQFSEDMIPTVGFNMRKITKGNVTIKVWDIGGQPRFRSMWERYCRGVNAIVYMVDASDPEKIEASRNELHNLLDKPQLTGIPVLVLGNKRDLPHALDENGLIERMNLSVIQDREICCYSISCKEKDNIDITLQWLIAHSKSGVR comes from the exons ATGTTGGCGTTAATAAACCGCATACTGGACTGGTTCAAGTCGCTGTTTTGGAAGGAGGAAATGGAACTCACCCTTGTTGGACTTCAGTACAGTGGAAAAACCACATTTGTCAACGTGATTGCG TCTGGGCAGTTCAGTGAGGACATGATACCAACTGTTGGTTTTAACATGCGGAAAATAACAAAGGGCAACGTGACTATTAAAGTTTGGGACATCGGCGGTCAACCGAGGTTTAGGTCGATGTGGGAACGTTACTGCAGAGGAGTGAACGCCATTGTTTATATGGTCGACGCATCTGATCCAGAAAAAATCGAAGCCAGCCGCAACGAGCTTCACAATTTACTCGACAAACCTCAGCTAACTGGTATACCCGTGCTGGTATTGGGTAACAAGAGAGATCTGCCACATGCTCTTGATGAAAATGGACTAATCGAAAGAAT GAACCTATCTGTGATCCAGGATCGAGAGATCTGCTGCTACAGTATCTCTTGCAAAGAAAAGGACAATATCGATATTACGCTACAGTGGTTAATAGCGCATTCTAAAAGTGGAGTGCGCTAA